The Leptodactylus fuscus isolate aLepFus1 chromosome 3, aLepFus1.hap2, whole genome shotgun sequence genome has a segment encoding these proteins:
- the LOC142197567 gene encoding serine/threonine-protein kinase Sgk1 isoform X2: MRTKSEKSPLKAFMKQRRMGLNDFIQKISTNSYSCKHPEVQTILNISQPQEPELLNGNSSPPPSPSQQINLGPSSNPHAKPSDFQFLKIIGKGSFGKVLLARHKADEKFYAVKVLQKKAILKKKEEKHIMSERNVLLKNVKHPFLVGLHFSFQTASRLYFILDYINGGELFYHLQRERCFLEPRARFYAAEIASALGYLHSLNIVYRDLKPENILLDSQGHIVLTDFGLCKENIEPNGTTSTFCGTPEYLAPEVLHKQPYDRTVDWWCLGAVLYEMLYGLPPFYSRNTAEMYDNILNKPLQLKPNITNSARNLLEGLLQKDRTKRLGAKNDFMEIKNHIFFSPINWDELINKKITPPFNPNVSGPSDLQHFDPEFTEEPVPNSIGQSPDSILITASIKEAAEAFMGFSYAPPMESFL; the protein is encoded by the exons ATGAGAACTAAATCAGAAAAGTCGCCTCTAAAAG CTTTTATGAAACAGAGAAGAATGGGACTGAATGACTTTATTCAGAAGATCTCCACCAACTCCTACTCCTGCAAGCA TCCTGAAGTTCAGACCATCTTGAACATTTCACAACCCCAAGAACCAGAACTACTGAATGGCAATTCCTCCCCACCG CCCAGTCCATCTCAACAGATCAACCTTGGCCCTTCATCCAACCCTCATGCAAAGCCATCTGACTTCCAGTTTCTGAAAATCATTGGGAAGGGTAGCTTTGGAAAAGTGCTATTGGCAAGACACAAAGCTGATGAGAAATTCTACGCAGTTAAAGTCCTACAGAAAAAAGCAATCTTGAAGAAAAAAGAG GAGAAACACATCATGTCAGAGCGTAATGTTCTGTTGAAAAATGTGAAACACCCATTCCTGGTCGGGCTCCACTTCTCTTTCCAGACCGCCAGTAGATTATACTTCATTCTAGACTACATCAATGGTGGAGAG CTATTCTATCATCTCCAAAGAGAACGTTGCTTCCTGGAACCACGAGCTCGGTTTTATGCTGCTGAGATAGCCAGTGCACTGGGATACTTGCATTCTCTGAACATAGTCTACAG GGACTTGAAGCCTGAGAACATATTACTGGATTCACAGGGTCATATTGTACTTACTGATTTTGGACTTTGCAAGGAAAACATTGAGCCCAATGGCACAACTTCTACGTTCTGTGGCACACCAGAG TATCTTGCACCAGAAGTTCTTCACAAACAGCCTTATGACAGGACCGTTGACTGGTGGTGCCTAGGAGCTGTTCTCTATGAGATGCTGTATGGCTTG CCACCATTCTACAGCAGAAACACAGCAGAGATGTATGACAACATCTTGAACAAGCCACTACAGCTGAAACCAAACATAACCAATTCAGCCAGAAACCTTCTGGAGGGCCTTCTGCAGAAAGACCGAACCAAGAGACTTGGTGCTAAGAATGATTTT ATGGAGATTAAGAACCACATCTTTTTCTCTCCAATTAACTGGGATGAACTCATCAATAAGAAGATTACCCCTCCTTTTAACCCAAATGTG AGTGGCCCTAGTGACTTGCAACACTTTGATCCAGAATTCACAGAAGAACCAGTTCCAAATTCCATAGGCCAGTCACCTGACAGTATCCTCATCACAGCAAGCATTAAGGAGGCAGCAGAAGCTTTTATGGGTTTCTCCTATGCCCCACCTATGGAATCTTTCCTTTGA
- the LOC142197567 gene encoding serine/threonine-protein kinase Sgk1-A isoform X1 yields MTVQTESSPPNTLTYSRMRGIVAILIAFMKQRRMGLNDFIQKISTNSYSCKHPEVQTILNISQPQEPELLNGNSSPPPSPSQQINLGPSSNPHAKPSDFQFLKIIGKGSFGKVLLARHKADEKFYAVKVLQKKAILKKKEEKHIMSERNVLLKNVKHPFLVGLHFSFQTASRLYFILDYINGGELFYHLQRERCFLEPRARFYAAEIASALGYLHSLNIVYRDLKPENILLDSQGHIVLTDFGLCKENIEPNGTTSTFCGTPEYLAPEVLHKQPYDRTVDWWCLGAVLYEMLYGLPPFYSRNTAEMYDNILNKPLQLKPNITNSARNLLEGLLQKDRTKRLGAKNDFMEIKNHIFFSPINWDELINKKITPPFNPNVSGPSDLQHFDPEFTEEPVPNSIGQSPDSILITASIKEAAEAFMGFSYAPPMESFL; encoded by the exons ATGACTGTACAGACCGAGAGCTCTCCGCCTAATACTTTAACTTACTCTAGAATGAGGGGCATAGTGGCAATACTCATCG CTTTTATGAAACAGAGAAGAATGGGACTGAATGACTTTATTCAGAAGATCTCCACCAACTCCTACTCCTGCAAGCA TCCTGAAGTTCAGACCATCTTGAACATTTCACAACCCCAAGAACCAGAACTACTGAATGGCAATTCCTCCCCACCG CCCAGTCCATCTCAACAGATCAACCTTGGCCCTTCATCCAACCCTCATGCAAAGCCATCTGACTTCCAGTTTCTGAAAATCATTGGGAAGGGTAGCTTTGGAAAAGTGCTATTGGCAAGACACAAAGCTGATGAGAAATTCTACGCAGTTAAAGTCCTACAGAAAAAAGCAATCTTGAAGAAAAAAGAG GAGAAACACATCATGTCAGAGCGTAATGTTCTGTTGAAAAATGTGAAACACCCATTCCTGGTCGGGCTCCACTTCTCTTTCCAGACCGCCAGTAGATTATACTTCATTCTAGACTACATCAATGGTGGAGAG CTATTCTATCATCTCCAAAGAGAACGTTGCTTCCTGGAACCACGAGCTCGGTTTTATGCTGCTGAGATAGCCAGTGCACTGGGATACTTGCATTCTCTGAACATAGTCTACAG GGACTTGAAGCCTGAGAACATATTACTGGATTCACAGGGTCATATTGTACTTACTGATTTTGGACTTTGCAAGGAAAACATTGAGCCCAATGGCACAACTTCTACGTTCTGTGGCACACCAGAG TATCTTGCACCAGAAGTTCTTCACAAACAGCCTTATGACAGGACCGTTGACTGGTGGTGCCTAGGAGCTGTTCTCTATGAGATGCTGTATGGCTTG CCACCATTCTACAGCAGAAACACAGCAGAGATGTATGACAACATCTTGAACAAGCCACTACAGCTGAAACCAAACATAACCAATTCAGCCAGAAACCTTCTGGAGGGCCTTCTGCAGAAAGACCGAACCAAGAGACTTGGTGCTAAGAATGATTTT ATGGAGATTAAGAACCACATCTTTTTCTCTCCAATTAACTGGGATGAACTCATCAATAAGAAGATTACCCCTCCTTTTAACCCAAATGTG AGTGGCCCTAGTGACTTGCAACACTTTGATCCAGAATTCACAGAAGAACCAGTTCCAAATTCCATAGGCCAGTCACCTGACAGTATCCTCATCACAGCAAGCATTAAGGAGGCAGCAGAAGCTTTTATGGGTTTCTCCTATGCCCCACCTATGGAATCTTTCCTTTGA
- the LOC142197567 gene encoding serine/threonine-protein kinase Sgk1 isoform X3 — protein MKQRRMGLNDFIQKISTNSYSCKHPEVQTILNISQPQEPELLNGNSSPPPSPSQQINLGPSSNPHAKPSDFQFLKIIGKGSFGKVLLARHKADEKFYAVKVLQKKAILKKKEEKHIMSERNVLLKNVKHPFLVGLHFSFQTASRLYFILDYINGGELFYHLQRERCFLEPRARFYAAEIASALGYLHSLNIVYRDLKPENILLDSQGHIVLTDFGLCKENIEPNGTTSTFCGTPEYLAPEVLHKQPYDRTVDWWCLGAVLYEMLYGLPPFYSRNTAEMYDNILNKPLQLKPNITNSARNLLEGLLQKDRTKRLGAKNDFMEIKNHIFFSPINWDELINKKITPPFNPNVSGPSDLQHFDPEFTEEPVPNSIGQSPDSILITASIKEAAEAFMGFSYAPPMESFL, from the exons ATGAAACAGAGAAGAATGGGACTGAATGACTTTATTCAGAAGATCTCCACCAACTCCTACTCCTGCAAGCA TCCTGAAGTTCAGACCATCTTGAACATTTCACAACCCCAAGAACCAGAACTACTGAATGGCAATTCCTCCCCACCG CCCAGTCCATCTCAACAGATCAACCTTGGCCCTTCATCCAACCCTCATGCAAAGCCATCTGACTTCCAGTTTCTGAAAATCATTGGGAAGGGTAGCTTTGGAAAAGTGCTATTGGCAAGACACAAAGCTGATGAGAAATTCTACGCAGTTAAAGTCCTACAGAAAAAAGCAATCTTGAAGAAAAAAGAG GAGAAACACATCATGTCAGAGCGTAATGTTCTGTTGAAAAATGTGAAACACCCATTCCTGGTCGGGCTCCACTTCTCTTTCCAGACCGCCAGTAGATTATACTTCATTCTAGACTACATCAATGGTGGAGAG CTATTCTATCATCTCCAAAGAGAACGTTGCTTCCTGGAACCACGAGCTCGGTTTTATGCTGCTGAGATAGCCAGTGCACTGGGATACTTGCATTCTCTGAACATAGTCTACAG GGACTTGAAGCCTGAGAACATATTACTGGATTCACAGGGTCATATTGTACTTACTGATTTTGGACTTTGCAAGGAAAACATTGAGCCCAATGGCACAACTTCTACGTTCTGTGGCACACCAGAG TATCTTGCACCAGAAGTTCTTCACAAACAGCCTTATGACAGGACCGTTGACTGGTGGTGCCTAGGAGCTGTTCTCTATGAGATGCTGTATGGCTTG CCACCATTCTACAGCAGAAACACAGCAGAGATGTATGACAACATCTTGAACAAGCCACTACAGCTGAAACCAAACATAACCAATTCAGCCAGAAACCTTCTGGAGGGCCTTCTGCAGAAAGACCGAACCAAGAGACTTGGTGCTAAGAATGATTTT ATGGAGATTAAGAACCACATCTTTTTCTCTCCAATTAACTGGGATGAACTCATCAATAAGAAGATTACCCCTCCTTTTAACCCAAATGTG AGTGGCCCTAGTGACTTGCAACACTTTGATCCAGAATTCACAGAAGAACCAGTTCCAAATTCCATAGGCCAGTCACCTGACAGTATCCTCATCACAGCAAGCATTAAGGAGGCAGCAGAAGCTTTTATGGGTTTCTCCTATGCCCCACCTATGGAATCTTTCCTTTGA